Proteins from a genomic interval of Chroococcidiopsis thermalis PCC 7203:
- the efp gene encoding elongation factor P yields the protein MISSNDFRPGVSIVLDGSVWRVVEFLHVKPGKGSAFVRTKLKNVQSGSVVERTFRAGETVPQATLEKSTMQHTYKDGDDFVFMEMETYEEARLTAAQIGDRVKYLKDGMEVNVVRWDEQVLEVELPNSVVLEVVQTDPGVRGDTATGGTKPAVVETGATVMVPLFISQGERIRIDTRNDTYLGRGE from the coding sequence ATGATTTCTAGTAATGACTTTCGACCAGGCGTAAGTATTGTCCTAGATGGATCTGTTTGGCGGGTGGTGGAATTCCTTCATGTAAAGCCAGGGAAAGGCTCGGCTTTTGTGCGGACAAAGTTAAAAAACGTCCAGTCTGGTAGCGTAGTGGAACGAACCTTCCGTGCTGGTGAAACAGTTCCCCAAGCCACTCTAGAAAAGAGTACGATGCAACATACCTATAAAGACGGCGATGATTTCGTCTTTATGGAGATGGAAACCTACGAGGAAGCGCGATTGACGGCAGCACAAATTGGCGATCGCGTCAAGTACCTCAAAGATGGCATGGAAGTGAATGTCGTCCGCTGGGACGAGCAAGTGTTGGAAGTAGAATTGCCTAATTCTGTCGTGCTAGAAGTCGTGCAAACCGATCCTGGCGTGCGCGGTGACACGGCTACGGGTGGTACTAAGCCTGCTGTTGTCGAGACTGGCGCTACTGTTATGGTTCCTTTATTTATTTCTCAAGGGGAACGCATTCGGATCGATACCCGTAACGATACTTATCTCGGTCGGGGAGAATGA
- the accB gene encoding acetyl-CoA carboxylase biotin carboxyl carrier protein, with translation MTNDIEEGFAVSLDLNEIRQLLLALDRTEIEELTLKTQEFELTVRKGTGSQSAAPASAVAGDSSNLSTTELHFDSAKMPAGMDSVSRRVDSTAINSTTVSMAASAPVEQKFAEIPSPMVGTFYRAPAPGEPPFVEVGDRIRSGQTVCIIEAMKLMNEIEAEVSGQVMEILVQNGEPVEYGQPLMRINPD, from the coding sequence ATGACAAATGACATTGAAGAGGGATTTGCTGTGTCACTGGATTTAAATGAAATACGTCAACTCTTGTTGGCGTTGGATCGAACTGAAATTGAGGAACTCACCCTAAAAACTCAGGAATTTGAACTGACAGTACGTAAGGGTACGGGTAGTCAAAGTGCTGCACCTGCATCCGCTGTAGCAGGAGACAGCAGTAACCTAAGTACAACGGAGTTACACTTCGATTCTGCTAAAATGCCTGCTGGCATGGATTCAGTTTCTCGCCGAGTTGATTCTACTGCGATTAATTCCACCACAGTCTCGATGGCTGCGTCAGCACCCGTAGAACAAAAGTTTGCAGAAATTCCTTCTCCTATGGTAGGAACTTTTTATCGCGCTCCTGCTCCAGGCGAACCGCCATTTGTAGAAGTTGGCGATCGCATTAGATCCGGTCAAACTGTCTGTATTATCGAGGCGATGAAGCTGATGAACGAAATTGAAGCCGAAGTATCTGGACAAGTCATGGAAATTTTGGTACAAAATGGCGAACCAGTGGAATACGGACAGCCACTGATGCGCATAAACCCCGATTAA
- a CDS encoding ArsR/SmtB family transcription factor, translated as MKLTKPVPPEVMQQVAEYFSLLSEPMRLRLLSLLRDGEKCVQELVDATQTSQANVSKHLKIMWQAGILSRRSEGTSAYYRVEDDMIFQLWNLVCHRLATRVEHQARQFRVLNGNGKR; from the coding sequence ATGAAATTAACCAAGCCTGTACCTCCAGAGGTTATGCAACAAGTAGCAGAGTATTTCAGCTTGTTAAGCGAACCAATGCGCCTACGGCTGCTCAGCCTGTTACGCGATGGTGAAAAGTGCGTTCAAGAATTGGTGGATGCAACTCAGACTAGCCAAGCCAACGTTTCCAAACATTTAAAAATCATGTGGCAGGCAGGCATTCTCAGTCGCCGTAGTGAAGGCACTTCCGCCTACTACCGCGTTGAGGATGACATGATCTTCCAATTATGGAATCTTGTCTGTCATCGACTTGCTACCCGAGTCGAACATCAAGCCCGCCAATTTCGGGTACTCAATGGAAATGGAAAACGTTGA